The region TGTTTCAAAGGATTTACTTATAGAGAAGCTTTTAAGAAAGGGAGTGACTTTAGAAATAGCTAAAAGGATTGTTGAAGAGGAATATAAAGAAGATGTTGTTTTAGAATCAGCCTTAAAAACTGTGAAAAAGCTAAAAAGTAGGGGATTTTCTGAGGAACGCATTTATAAATATTTTTTAAATAGAGGCTTTGAGTATTCTTTTATTGAAAAAGTATTATTTAAAGGGTTTAATTCCCCTTAAAAAAGTATCAAAAAATGAGTTCCATAAAAGAGGCAAAATATATTTGGATGAATGGAGAGCTTGTTCCTTGGAAAGATGCAAAAATACACGTTTTAACACATGCTCTACATTATGCCTCTTCTGTATTCGAGGGAATAAGATGTTATGATACTAAAAAGGGCCCCCGTATTTTTAGATTGAAAGAACATATAAAAAGATTATTTGATTCTGCAAAAATTTATAGGATGGAGATACCTTACTCCTTTGATGAAATGATTGAAGCTTGTAAAAAAACAGTTATCGAGAATGGTCTTTTAGAGTGCTATATAAGGCCAATAGTTTTTAGAGGTTATCACTCCTTAGGTGTAAATCCCCTTGAATGTCCTGTTGAGGTAGTAATTGCGGTTTGGGAGTGGGGTAAATACCTTGGACCTGAAGCTCTTGAAAAGGGGGTTGATGTCATGGTTTCATCTTGGACAAGGATAGCACCAAACACCGTTCCGCCAATGGCGAAAGCATCAGGAAACTATGCAAACGGTCAACTTATAAAGATGGAGGCAGTTTTATATGGATTTTCTGAGGGAATTGCTCTTGATGCAATGGGTTTTGTTTCAGAAGGTTCTGGTGAAAATATTTTTGTGGTAAAGGATGGAATTATATACACACCTTTCCTTGATGCCTGCATTTTACCTGGAATAACAAGAGACACCGTTATAAGACTTGCAAGAGATGCTGGTTACGAGGTAAAAGAAGTGATGCTGCCAAGAGAGTTTCTTTATATAGCAGATGAAGTTTTCTTTACGGGAACCGCGGCGGAGATAACACCTATAAGAAGTATTGATAAAATAATAATTGGTGATGGTAAGAGGGGGAAGATAACTAAACATCTTCAGGAATTATTCTTTAGCTATATTAACGGGGACATAGAGGATAAATACGGATGGCTCACACCTCTAAAATAAAGGTAGCACTTGGTGCTGATCATAGAGGTTATAGGCTAAAGGAAATTATAAAAAAGTTTTTAATTGAAAGAGATTACGAGGTAATAGACCTAGGGGGGTTTTCGGAGGAATCAACTGACTATCCTGATTTTG is a window of Candidatus Hydrothermales bacterium DNA encoding:
- a CDS encoding branched-chain amino acid transaminase, whose amino-acid sequence is MSSIKEAKYIWMNGELVPWKDAKIHVLTHALHYASSVFEGIRCYDTKKGPRIFRLKEHIKRLFDSAKIYRMEIPYSFDEMIEACKKTVIENGLLECYIRPIVFRGYHSLGVNPLECPVEVVIAVWEWGKYLGPEALEKGVDVMVSSWTRIAPNTVPPMAKASGNYANGQLIKMEAVLYGFSEGIALDAMGFVSEGSGENIFVVKDGIIYTPFLDACILPGITRDTVIRLARDAGYEVKEVMLPREFLYIADEVFFTGTAAEITPIRSIDKIIIGDGKRGKITKHLQELFFSYINGDIEDKYGWLTPLK
- a CDS encoding regulatory protein RecX — encoded protein: MKRLRDVRKYTRILFKYRPRTKREIFLRLSKKGFKAEEIKKEIERLEREGLIDDEKFAKIFVIEEIHKRPVSKDLLIEKLLRKGVTLEIAKRIVEEEYKEDVVLESALKTVKKLKSRGFSEERIYKYFLNRGFEYSFIEKVLFKGFNSP